A genome region from Gossypium hirsutum isolate 1008001.06 chromosome A04, Gossypium_hirsutum_v2.1, whole genome shotgun sequence includes the following:
- the LOC121227971 gene encoding E3 ubiquitin-protein ligase DA2L has translation MGNKLGRRRQVVDEKYTRPQGLYVHKDVDVKKLRKLILESKLAPCCPGNEECCYDLEECPICFLYYPSLNRSRCCMKSICTECFLQMKNPNSTRPTQCPFCKTSNYAVEYRGVKTKEEKGIEQIEEQRVIEAQIRMRQQELQDDEDRMQKRQEFSSSSTAVSPGEVQYGSAAAQSSVDEELVSSQDSQAAMMIQQPSHPRTNRDDEFDVDLEEIMVMEAIWQSIQENSRHRKSNNGDAASSVHVSVDRYVSPAMATVAGSSSSSSSSSPSGGFACAVAALAERQQISGESSLDYNGNIPPFNMLPGSSRFYNRLDQVSENRPAESPVDLPTGGLMTPARYEGEWGVDFGSEVAEAGTSYATPDVTEDIGGISTIPRQDEIRGSFLNVPRPIVPESYEEQMMLAMAVSLSEAKAMTSNPGVPWQ, from the exons ATGGGTAATAAGTTGGGAAGGAGAAGGCAAGTGGTGGACGAGAAGTATACACGCCCCCAAGGATTGTATGTTCATAAAGATGTGGATGTTAAGAAGCTAAGAAAACTGATACTTGAATCGAAGCTTGCTCCATGTTGCCCTGGCAATGAAGAGTGCTGTTATGATCTTGAAGAATGCCCGATTTGCTTTTTG TATTACCCGAGTCTCAACAGATCGAGATGTTGCATGAAAAGTATTTGCACAG AGTGTTTTCTACAGATGAAGAATCCAAACTCGACCCGTCCTACCCA GTGTCCTTTCTGCAAAACCTCAAACTATGCTGTGGAGTACCGAGGTGTGAAAACAAAGGAGGAAAAAGGGATCGAGCAAATT GAAGAACAACGTGTCATAGAAGCACAAATTAGAATGAGGCAGCAGGAACTTCAGGATGACGAAGACAGAATGCAGAAAAGACAAGAATTCAGTTCTTCAAGCACCGCTGTTTCACCGGGGGAAGTTCAATACGGTTCAGCTGCAG CTCAATCCTCTGTTGACGAGGAACTAGTTTCTTCTCAAGATTCGCAGGCTGCCATGATGATTCAACAACCATCACATCCTAGGACAAACAG GGATGATGAGTTTGACGTAGATCTGGAGGAAATAATGGTCATGGAAGCAATTTGGCAGTCAATTCAG GAGAACAGCAGACACAGAAAGTCTAACAATGGAGATGCTGCTTCTTCGGTACATGTTTCGGTAGATCGCTATGTCTCACCAGCTATGGCCACAGTGGCCGGttcatcatcatcgtcatcatcatcatctcctTCTGGTGGTTTTGCTTGTGCAGTAGCTGCCCTTGCTGAGCGTCAGCAGATCAGTGGAGAATCTTCTCTTGACTACAACGGAAATATACCGCCGTTCAATATGCTTCCTGGCAGCAGCAGGTTCTATAACAGGTTGGACCAAGTTTCTGAGAATCGTCCTGCAGAGAGCCCGGTTGACTTGCCAACTGGTGGTCTGATGACACCTGCAAGATATGAAGGGGAATGGGGAGTAGATTTTGGATCGGAGGTGGCTGAAGCAGGGACTAGCTACGCAACTCCTGATGTTACAGAAGATATAGGAGGGATCTCAACAATACCACGACAAGATGAAATAAGGGGTAGCTTTCTAAATGTGCCCCGACCCATTGTTCCGGAAAGTTATGAAGAGCAGATGATGCTGGCTATGGCTGTATCTCTGTCTGAAGCTAAAGCTATGACAAGTAACCCTGGAGTTCCATGGCAATAG
- the LOC107949874 gene encoding E3 ubiquitin ligase PQT3-like, translating into MAVVYYKFKSSKDSHSLPIDGPFISLSDFKHQIFASKRYGNGNNFDLLISDAKTDQQLASGSSLILENSCLLIRRVPRPPGLPIVIGGEEKPNIQTNSPSVVVKEELEEQGFDFDDFGIDFTSISNNSIAKPGDTHCKETKIDHGFKISSVKTLGKWRRIPPLSYVCRRCNVGGHYIHHCATNCDPKFDRKRASNTSDSSSKSSGISYASISTTSSSCKSTTVPPELHCPLCKQVMEDAALTRCCFASFCEKCVRDRIVSMATCVCRRRIVADDILPNMTLRDTINRFLDNQSGTETSATKRKLVNAENEDEEQRKKMKKTEQRPVIKAG; encoded by the coding sequence ATGGCGGTGGTGTATTACAAGTTCAAGAGCTCCAAAGATTCCCACTCCCTTCCCATCGACGGTCCTTTCATTTCACTCTCCGATTTCAAGCACCAAATCTTCGCTTCCAAACGCTACGGTAATGGGAACAATTTCGATTTACTCATCTCCGATGCCAAAACCGATCAACAGTTGGCCAGTGGCTCTTCTTTGATCCTCGAAAACTCTTGCCTTTTGATCCGTCGTGTTCCTCGACCGCCTGGATTACCCATCGTTATTGGTGGAGAAGAAAAACCCAATATCCAAACCAACTCACCATCTGTTGTTGTGAAAGAGGAGCTTGAAGAGCAAGGCTTCGATTTCGATGATTTCGGAATTGATTTTACTTCTATTTCCAACAACTCAATTGCGAAACCAGGAGATACCCATTGTAAAGAAACCAAAATCGACCATGGGTTTAAAATTTCATCAGTTAAAACCTTGGGGAAGTGGCGGCGAATTCCGCCACTGAGTTATGTTTGCCGTCGATGCAATGTGGGTGGACATTATATTCACCATTGCGCTACTAATTGTGACCCTAAATTTGACCGTAAAAGGGCTTCCAACACATCCGATTCAAGTTCTAAAAGCTCTGGGATTTCGTACGCTTCGATTTCAACAACTTCGAGTAGCTGTAAGTCCACGACAGTACCACCCGAACTTCACTGCCCTTTGTGCAAACAAGTAATGGAAGATGCAGCTTTGACGAGGTGCTGTTTCGCTAGCTTCTGTGAAAAATGCGTGAGAGATCGCATTGTTTCAATGGCTACCTGTGTTTGCAGAAGACGAATAGTGGCTGATGATATTCTTCCTAATATGACTCTTAGAGATACTATCAACAGATTTCTGGATAATCAATCTGGAACTGAAACTTCCGCCACGAAGAGGAAGCTCGTTAACGCAGAGAATGAAGATGAGGAacaaaggaagaagatgaagaagacaGAGCAGAGACCGGTAATTAAGGCAGGATAA
- the LOC121227970 gene encoding uncharacterized protein, with the protein MRSFKAKSVTKGFLQLLQRLHPPLPFTVMLARSLFMIGPLQRILHTKKWSQILLGGLKERSGISHIVIQRLSSANQGWNLSVRVPWASKRVGGVLIIYRVLELSDSNLVYLLKNY; encoded by the exons ATGAGAAGCTTCAAAGCTAAATCTGTCACAAAAGGCTTTCTTCAATTGCTTCAAAGGCTTCACCCTCCTTTACCATTTACAGTGATGTTAGCAAGATCTTTGTTTATGATAGG GCCACTTCAAAGGATCCTTCACACAAAGAAATGGAGCCAAATATTGCTGGGGGGGTTAAAGGAAAGGAGTG GTATTTCCCATATTGTGATTCAGCGGTTGTCCTCTGCTAATCAAGGTTGGAATTTGTCAGTGCGTGTCCCTTGGGCTAGTAAAAGGGTGGGTGgtgttttaataatttatagaGTATTAGAATTGTCTGACTCAAATCTTGTTTACTTGTTAAAAAACTActaa
- the LOC121227969 gene encoding interactor of constitutive active ROPs 4-like, translating into MEKLRSVEGRKEALEEEMKKLRVQTEQWRKAADAATAILCGGEETNGRLSNRCSSMDKIHFSGMHTGYVGSLGLDDDDGDGFRTEKRKGSGIKMFGDLWKKKGQK; encoded by the coding sequence ATGGAAAAACTCCGATCTGTAGAAGGGCGAAAGGAAGCATTGGAAGAAGAGATGAAGAAGCTAAGGGTACAAACAGAACAATGGAGAAAAGCAGCAGATGCTGCTACAGCTATTCTTTGTGGAGGTGAGGAAACGAATGGGAGGCTCTCCAACAGATGTAGCTCTATGGATAAAATTCATTTCAGTGGTATGCACACAGGTTATGTTGGATCACTTGGCttggatgatgatgatggtgatggtTTCCGAACTGAAAAACGAAAGGGCTCCGGGATCAAAATGTTTGGAGACTTGTGGAAAAAGAAAGGTCAGAAATGA
- the LOC121227968 gene encoding interactor of constitutive active ROPs 4 isoform X1: MPRSSRGSKVPQRQSPRGSSSDSYPLRHRAIIDSSSPKLRECRSRSGTPQSGPLNQKKLGTRIAGLETQLGHAQQELKILKHQLDSAEAAKKEAQEQLEKKTKKPKALQKTHDSKKTHSCSLRDEFPEDNRRETDVFEVSMEKVAMEPKLEVDTTDAIETSIDPTTALEPEKPPLNDLALKDDEINVLKSKLAGKENEVIAYAQENEDLKNQLNEVTTNISIAQAKKAEMSLSLYWELSIFMENQRYGYQIIESQRYGYQILESQIYGYQILESQRYGYRDIGIIKSEIFAIYGP, from the exons ATGCCTAGATCAAG TAGGGGCTCAAAAGTGCCACAAAGGCAATCTCCTCGAGGATCAAGTTCTGATTCATATCCTCTGCGTCATCGGGCAATTATTGATAGTAGTAGTCCCAAGCTCAGAGAATGCCGTTCCCGAAGTGGTACTCCCCAATCAGGTCCACTAAATCAGAAGAAACTCGGCACTCGCATTGCAGGTTTAGAAACTCAACTAGGGCATGCACAACAAGAGCTAAAGATTTTGAAGCACCAGTTGGATTCGGCAGAAGCTGCAAAGAAAGAAGCTCAAGAACAATTGGAAAAGAAGACCAAGAAGCCAAAAGCTCTCCAAAAAACTCATGATTCTAAGAAAACACACAGCTGCAGCCTCAGAGATGAATTTCCCGAAGATAATCGTCGAGAAACGGATGTCTTTGAAGTCTCAATGGAAAAAGTAGCAATGGAACCCAAGCTGGAAGTTGACACAACCGATGCAATAGAAACCTCAATTGATCCAACAACAGCATTGGAGCCAGAGAAACCACCTTTGAATGACTTGGCTTTGAAAGATGATGAGATCAATGTGCTAAAATCCAAGCTAGCGGGGAAAGAAAATGAGGTTATTGCCTATGCTCAAGAAAATGAGGACCTGAAAAACCAGTTGAATGAAGTGACAACAAATATATCAATTGCTCAAGCCAAGAAAGCAGAAATGAGCTTAAGTTtgtattgggaattatccatatttatggaaaatcaaagatatgggtatcaaataatagaaagtcaaagatatgggtatcaaatattggaaagtcaaatatatgggtatcaaatattggaaagtcaaagatatgggtatcgagatattggcataataaaatctgagatatttgcaatatatggtccctaa
- the LOC121227968 gene encoding interactor of constitutive active ROPs 1 isoform X2, whose product MPRSRGSKVPQRQSPRGSSSDSYPLRHRAIIDSSSPKLRECRSRSGTPQSGPLNQKKLGTRIAGLETQLGHAQQELKILKHQLDSAEAAKKEAQEQLEKKTKKPKALQKTHDSKKTHSCSLRDEFPEDNRRETDVFEVSMEKVAMEPKLEVDTTDAIETSIDPTTALEPEKPPLNDLALKDDEINVLKSKLAGKENEVIAYAQENEDLKNQLNEVTTNISIAQAKKAEMSLSLYWELSIFMENQRYGYQIIESQRYGYQILESQIYGYQILESQRYGYRDIGIIKSEIFAIYGP is encoded by the exons ATGCCTAGATCAAG GGGCTCAAAAGTGCCACAAAGGCAATCTCCTCGAGGATCAAGTTCTGATTCATATCCTCTGCGTCATCGGGCAATTATTGATAGTAGTAGTCCCAAGCTCAGAGAATGCCGTTCCCGAAGTGGTACTCCCCAATCAGGTCCACTAAATCAGAAGAAACTCGGCACTCGCATTGCAGGTTTAGAAACTCAACTAGGGCATGCACAACAAGAGCTAAAGATTTTGAAGCACCAGTTGGATTCGGCAGAAGCTGCAAAGAAAGAAGCTCAAGAACAATTGGAAAAGAAGACCAAGAAGCCAAAAGCTCTCCAAAAAACTCATGATTCTAAGAAAACACACAGCTGCAGCCTCAGAGATGAATTTCCCGAAGATAATCGTCGAGAAACGGATGTCTTTGAAGTCTCAATGGAAAAAGTAGCAATGGAACCCAAGCTGGAAGTTGACACAACCGATGCAATAGAAACCTCAATTGATCCAACAACAGCATTGGAGCCAGAGAAACCACCTTTGAATGACTTGGCTTTGAAAGATGATGAGATCAATGTGCTAAAATCCAAGCTAGCGGGGAAAGAAAATGAGGTTATTGCCTATGCTCAAGAAAATGAGGACCTGAAAAACCAGTTGAATGAAGTGACAACAAATATATCAATTGCTCAAGCCAAGAAAGCAGAAATGAGCTTAAGTTtgtattgggaattatccatatttatggaaaatcaaagatatgggtatcaaataatagaaagtcaaagatatgggtatcaaatattggaaagtcaaatatatgggtatcaaatattggaaagtcaaagatatgggtatcgagatattggcataataaaatctgagatatttgcaatatatggtccctaa
- the LOC107949873 gene encoding E3 ubiquitin ligase PQT3-like encodes MVMKILLSKFPLFFPINCETKFKFHSNISRKKKTPILFFDQTLLICSIYGGGVLQVQELQRFPFPSHRWSFHFTLRSLSDFKHQIFASERYGNGNDFDLLISDSKIDQKLANGFSLILTNSFLLICRVPRPLGLPVAIGREEKPNIQCNSPSILVKEQLQEQGFDFDDFGLDFTSISNNSIAKPGDTHCKETKIDHGFKILSVKTLGKWRKISPQSYVWHRPNVGEHYIHHCPTNGDPKFDCKRASNTSDSSSKSSGISYASISTTSSSCKSTIVPLELHCPLCKQVMEDAALTMCCFASFCEKCVRDRIVSMETCVCRRRIVVDDILPNMTLRDTINRFLNNQSGTETSAMKRKLVNAENEDEEQRKKTE; translated from the coding sequence ATGGTAATGAAAATCTTGTTATCCAAATTCCCTCTTTTTTTCCCTATAAATTGTGAAACCAAATTCAAGTTTCATTCTAACATCTCGAGAAAAAAGAAAACACCAATTCTCTTTTTTGATCAAACATTACTCATCTGTTCCATCTATGGCGGTGGTGTATTACAAGTTCAAGAGCTCCAAAGATTCCCATTCCCTTCCCATCGATGGTCCTTTCATTTCACTCTCCGATCACTCTCCGATTTCAAACACCAAATCTTCGCTTCCGAACGCTACGGTAATGGCAACGATTTCGATTTACTCATATCCGATTCCAAAATCGATCAAAAGTTGGCCAATGGCTTTTCTTTGATCCTCACAAACTCTTTCCTTTTGATCTGTCGTGTTCCTCGACCGCTTGGATTACCCGTCGCTATCGGCAGAGAAGAAAAACCTAATATCCAATGCAACTCACCATCTATTCTTGTGAAGGAGCAGCTTCAAGAACAAGGCTTCGATTTCGATGATTTCGGACTTGATTTTACTTCTATTTCCAACAACTCAATTGCGAAACCAGGAGATACCCATTGTAAAGAAACCAAAATCGACcatgggtttaaaattttatctgtTAAAACCTTGGGGAAGTGGCGGAAAATTTCGCCGCAGAGTTATGTCTGGCATCGACCCAATGTGGGTGaacattatattcaccattgTCCTACTAATGGTGACCCTAAATTTGATTGTAAAAGGGCTTCCAACACATCCGATTCGAGTTCTAAAAGCTCTGGGATTTCGTACGCTTCGATTTCAACAACTTCGAGTAGCTGTAAGTCCACGATAGTACCACTCGAACTTCACTGCCCTTTGTGCAAACAAGTAATGGAAGATGCTGCTTTGACGATGTGCTGTTTCGCTAGTTTCTGTGAAAAATGCGTGAGAGATCGCATTGTTTCAATGGAAACCTGTGTTTGCAGAAGACGAATAGTGGTTGATGATATTCTTCCTAATATGACTCTTAGAGATACTATCAACCGATTTCTGAATAATCAATCTGGAACTGAAACTTCCGCCATGAAAAGGAAGCTCGTTAACGCGGAGAATGAAGATGAGGAACAAAGGAAGAAGACAGAGTAG